The DNA segment GAAGCAGCCGTGACTTTGTTAGCCCAGGCCCAGAGAAACTAACCAAAGTTTTTTACATTTCAATAAACAGACCTGTCTGTTTATATTTTAACCCTTTCCCCGGAGACTGAATCATGAACCTGCTCAGAAAGTATCCCCTTCCCCTGGTTGTCGCCGTTTTCGTGTCGTGGGGCTTATCCGCCCAGGCCAAAGAACCGCAGGCACCGACTGCGCAAGTATTTCACCGCACGGTGAAGATCGACGGCCTGGATATCTTTTATCGCGAGGCTGGTCCCAAAGACGCACCCACCATCCTGTTGCTGCATGGATTCCCGACGTCGTCGCACATGTTTCGCAACCTCATTCCCGCCTTGGCAGACAAGTACCATGTCATCGCCCCGGACTACCCCGGTTTTGGCTACAGTTCGGCCCCATCTGTGGATGAGTTCGATTACACCTTTGACAATTTGGCCAGCGTGATCGAGAAATTCACCGAGCAGGTTGGCCTGAAAAAGTATTCGCTCTATCTGATGGATTACGGCGCTCCGGTCGGCTTTCGTCTGGCCGTGAAGCACCCGGAGCGCGTGCAAGCCCTGATCGTGCAAAATGGCAAT comes from the Pirellulales bacterium genome and includes:
- a CDS encoding alpha/beta hydrolase — encoded protein: MNLLRKYPLPLVVAVFVSWGLSAQAKEPQAPTAQVFHRTVKIDGLDIFYREAGPKDAPTILLLHGFPTSSHMFRNLIPALADKYHVIAPDYPGFGYSSAPSVDEFDYTFDNLASVIEKFTEQVGLKKYSLYLMDYGAPVGFRLAVKHPERVQALIVQNGNAYDEGIDNDFWKPIKAYWKDRSKAKGDGLRSLLTLEATKWQYTTGVRDVETISPDTWRHVQPLLDRPGNQEIQLALFHSYGSNPPLYPKWQEYLRKHQPPTLIVWGKNDQIFPAAGAHPYQRDLKNLEFHLLDTGHFALEEDGEQISRLMHEFLGKQLNK